One genomic window of Tenacibaculum tangerinum includes the following:
- a CDS encoding anti-sigma factor, translating into MKKILLTVAAISALTFTACSNDDDNTPTTSNLSLNVSGLENLGADYVYEGWIIVGGAPVSTGTFNVNDSGELSQTSFVVDSDMLSSASTFVLSIEPANDSDPAPAATKILAGDFSGSSASITSTGIVGDFSNAAGKYILATPTDGMSNNERSGIWFLDLTGGSPATSLSLPTLSAGWKYEGWVVMNGTPISTGTFTDAAMADDNAATTTFKGDVNDGPAFPGEDYINNAPTGLMFPTDLRGATAVISVEPDPDNSPNPFTLKPLAHGVPADANDHVTYTMGAGPVVQISGTVTR; encoded by the coding sequence ATGAAAAAAATACTTTTAACAGTAGCAGCAATAAGTGCGTTAACTTTTACTGCTTGTAGTAATGACGATGATAATACACCAACTACCTCAAACCTAAGTTTAAACGTGAGCGGTTTAGAAAATCTAGGAGCAGACTATGTATATGAGGGCTGGATTATTGTGGGAGGAGCACCCGTATCGACAGGAACATTTAATGTAAATGATTCAGGCGAATTGTCGCAAACCTCTTTTGTAGTAGATTCAGACATGCTATCATCAGCATCTACTTTTGTACTATCAATCGAGCCAGCAAACGATTCAGACCCTGCACCAGCAGCCACTAAAATTTTAGCAGGAGACTTTTCAGGAAGCTCAGCAAGTATTACTTCAACAGGAATTGTTGGAGATTTTTCGAATGCAGCAGGGAAGTATATTTTAGCAACCCCTACAGATGGCATGAGCAACAACGAAAGAAGTGGTATTTGGTTCTTAGACCTTACAGGAGGAAGTCCAGCCACCAGCTTATCACTACCTACCTTATCAGCAGGATGGAAGTATGAAGGATGGGTTGTTATGAACGGTACCCCAATTAGTACAGGAACATTTACCGATGCAGCCATGGCAGACGATAATGCAGCAACAACAACGTTTAAAGGAGATGTAAATGACGGGCCAGCTTTTCCAGGAGAAGACTATATAAACAATGCACCGACAGGATTAATGTTTCCAACAGATTTAAGAGGAGCGACTGCAGTTATTTCAGTAGAGCCAGATCCAGACAACAGTCCGAATCCATTTACCTTAAAACCTTTAGCACACGGAGTACCAGCAGATGCTAACGACCATGTAACATATACCATGGGAGCAGGACCTGTTGTTCAAATTAGCGGTACGGTAACAAGGTAG
- a CDS encoding aconitate hydratase has translation MAFDINMIKEVYSKVVERVDAAREITGKPLTLAEKILYTHLWEGTPTKAFERGKDYVDFAPDRIACQDATAQMALLQFMQAGKDKVAVPTTVHCDHLIQAKVGADKDLQAALNNSNEVFNFLESVSNKYGIGFWKPGAGIIHQVVLENYAFPGGMMIGTDSHTVNAGGLGMVAIGVGGADAVDVMAGMPWELKFPKLIGIKLTGKLSGWTAPKDVILKVAEILTVKGGTGAIVEYFGPGATAMSCTGKGTICNMGAEIGATTSTFGYDESMERYLRATDRNDVADAANEVKEYLTADPEVYANPEQYFDQVIEINLSELGPLLNGPFTPDLSTSVGEEMTRKAQAHDWPLQVEWGLIGSCTNSSYEDLSRAASIAQQAIDKGLKTKAEFGINPGSEQVRYTAERDGILQVFEKLDAKIFTNACGPCIGQWARYEDPKNAPKNSIVHSFNRNFAKRADGNPNTHAFVASPELTAAIAIAGRLDFNPLKDTLINENGEEVMLDEPTGWELPPKGFEVDDNGYLAPEADGSHVVINVDPNSERLELLTPFEPIGDTIQGAKLLIKAYGKCTTDHISMAGPWLRYRGHLDNISNNMLIGAVNAFNMKTNFVKNQLTGEYDAVPKVQREYKAKGIKTVVVGDHNYGEGSSREHAAMEPRHLGVAAVLVKSFARIHETNLKKQGMLGLTFANEADYDLIQEDDTFNFVDLNEFAPGKPLTIEVVHADGSKDTIMANHTYNEGQIEWYKEGSALNLIKKQNA, from the coding sequence ATGGCTTTTGATATTAATATGATAAAGGAGGTATACAGTAAAGTAGTAGAACGAGTAGATGCCGCTCGTGAAATTACAGGTAAACCTTTAACATTAGCAGAGAAAATTTTATACACACACCTTTGGGAAGGAACACCAACGAAAGCCTTCGAAAGAGGAAAGGACTATGTTGATTTTGCACCAGACCGTATTGCTTGTCAAGATGCAACAGCACAAATGGCGTTGTTACAATTTATGCAAGCAGGTAAAGACAAGGTAGCTGTACCTACAACTGTGCATTGTGATCATTTAATTCAAGCAAAAGTAGGTGCAGATAAAGATTTACAAGCAGCACTGAATAATAGTAATGAAGTATTTAATTTTTTAGAGTCTGTTTCTAACAAATACGGAATTGGTTTCTGGAAACCAGGAGCAGGAATTATTCACCAAGTGGTATTAGAAAACTACGCATTTCCTGGTGGTATGATGATTGGTACCGATTCTCACACCGTAAATGCAGGAGGTTTAGGAATGGTAGCTATTGGTGTTGGTGGAGCAGATGCTGTAGATGTAATGGCAGGAATGCCTTGGGAATTAAAATTTCCAAAATTAATTGGAATTAAATTAACCGGTAAATTATCTGGTTGGACAGCACCTAAAGATGTTATTTTAAAAGTAGCTGAAATTCTAACAGTAAAAGGAGGAACAGGTGCCATTGTTGAATATTTCGGTCCAGGAGCTACCGCGATGTCTTGTACAGGTAAAGGAACGATTTGTAATATGGGAGCAGAGATTGGAGCAACAACCTCTACTTTTGGTTACGATGAGTCTATGGAGCGTTATTTACGTGCTACCGACAGAAACGATGTAGCAGATGCGGCTAATGAGGTTAAAGAATATTTAACAGCAGACCCAGAAGTATATGCAAACCCTGAACAATATTTTGATCAGGTAATTGAGATTAACTTATCTGAATTAGGACCTTTATTAAACGGACCTTTTACTCCAGATTTATCTACTTCGGTAGGAGAAGAAATGACTAGGAAGGCTCAGGCACATGATTGGCCATTACAAGTAGAGTGGGGGTTAATAGGTTCTTGTACCAACTCTTCTTACGAAGACTTATCACGTGCAGCTTCTATTGCACAGCAAGCTATAGATAAAGGACTAAAAACGAAAGCAGAATTTGGTATCAATCCTGGGTCAGAGCAAGTACGTTATACTGCTGAAAGAGACGGAATTTTACAAGTCTTTGAAAAATTAGATGCTAAGATATTTACCAACGCTTGCGGACCATGTATTGGTCAATGGGCACGTTACGAAGACCCAAAGAATGCACCTAAAAATTCAATAGTCCACTCATTCAATAGAAATTTTGCAAAACGTGCTGATGGTAACCCAAATACACACGCATTTGTGGCTTCACCAGAATTAACAGCAGCTATTGCCATTGCAGGACGTTTAGATTTTAATCCGTTAAAAGATACCTTAATTAATGAGAATGGAGAAGAGGTAATGTTAGACGAACCAACAGGTTGGGAATTGCCTCCGAAAGGATTTGAAGTTGACGACAACGGATATTTAGCACCAGAAGCTGATGGAAGTCATGTAGTCATAAATGTAGACCCTAATTCAGAACGTTTAGAATTATTAACCCCATTCGAACCTATAGGAGATACGATTCAAGGAGCAAAACTATTAATCAAAGCATATGGTAAATGTACAACCGACCACATTTCGATGGCAGGACCTTGGTTACGTTACCGCGGACACTTAGACAATATCTCTAACAATATGTTAATTGGTGCAGTAAATGCGTTTAACATGAAAACAAACTTCGTGAAAAACCAATTAACAGGCGAGTACGATGCAGTACCTAAAGTACAGCGTGAATACAAAGCAAAAGGAATTAAAACAGTAGTTGTAGGAGATCACAACTATGGTGAAGGTTCTTCTCGTGAACATGCGGCAATGGAACCTCGTCATTTAGGGGTGGCTGCCGTATTGGTAAAATCATTTGCACGTATTCACGAAACAAACTTAAAGAAACAAGGAATGCTAGGTTTAACGTTTGCGAACGAAGCAGACTATGATTTAATTCAAGAAGATGACACGTTCAACTTCGTAGACCTAAATGAGTTTGCTCCAGGGAAACCATTAACAATTGAGGTGGTTCATGCTGATGGTTCCAAAGATACGATCATGGCGAACCATACCTATAATGAAGGACAAATTGAATGGTATAAAGAAGGTTCGGCTTTAAACTTAATCAAAAAGCAAAATGCCTAA
- a CDS encoding Crp/Fnr family transcriptional regulator has translation MSALWYFEDVNLFKILCPHRYKDYKQEHCLSVYKKKDYIYFEEDAASKLYLIDKGKVKLGYYTEEGEEVIKAILSKGEIFGEKAILGIDTRNEFAQSIDNTTVVCPVSTETMHSLMRKNVSLSFKIYKFIGIRIKKLERRLQLLLFKDTRTRLLEFFKELCEDYGHECEKTGDQIIEHPYTQKDIATLIGTSRPTLNTLMNELKQEKMIDFNRKEIRLLKKVA, from the coding sequence ATGAGTGCACTTTGGTATTTCGAAGACGTAAACTTATTTAAAATATTATGTCCACACAGATATAAAGATTATAAACAAGAACATTGTTTGTCTGTGTATAAAAAAAAGGATTACATATATTTTGAAGAAGACGCCGCCAGCAAGCTCTATTTAATAGATAAAGGAAAAGTTAAACTAGGTTATTATACCGAAGAAGGAGAAGAAGTAATTAAGGCAATATTGTCGAAGGGAGAAATTTTTGGTGAAAAGGCAATTTTAGGAATTGATACAAGAAACGAATTCGCACAATCTATTGATAATACTACAGTAGTTTGCCCTGTATCTACAGAAACGATGCACTCATTAATGAGAAAAAATGTATCACTTAGTTTTAAAATATATAAATTCATTGGAATAAGAATTAAAAAACTAGAACGAAGGCTTCAATTATTACTATTCAAAGATACACGTACCCGTTTGTTAGAATTTTTTAAAGAACTATGTGAAGACTATGGTCACGAATGTGAAAAAACAGGAGACCAAATAATCGAACACCCGTACACTCAAAAAGATATTGCAACACTTATAGGAACCTCAAGACCAACTTTAAATACGTTAATGAATGAGTTAAAACAAGAAAAAATGATTGATTTTAACAGAAAAGAAATACGATTGCTAAAAAAAGTTGCCTAA